A stretch of the Aphis gossypii isolate Hap1 chromosome 2, ASM2018417v2, whole genome shotgun sequence genome encodes the following:
- the LOC114129547 gene encoding protein transport protein Sec23A isoform X2, with protein MSTYEEFIEQNEERDGVRLSWNVWPASRLEATRLVVPVGCLYQPLKERSDLPPIQYDPVLCTRNTCRAILNPLCQVDYRGKMWICNFCFQCNSFPPQYGAISEQHQPAELIPAFSTIEYSITRAKTMPPIFLFVVDTCMDDEELGALKDSLQMSLSLLPPNALVGLITFGNVVQVHELGCEGISKSYVFRGTKDLPPKQIQDILGIGKYAAPTTQAGVPQQQTQQQQTNIPANRFIQPVQNCDVNMSDLLNELLKDPWPVSQGMRPLRSTGMALSIAVSLLESTYPQTGARIMLFVGGACSQGPGHVVNEKLSDTIRSHDQIMKDNAPYMKKATKHYDTLAVRAATNGHTIDIYACALDQTGLMEMKQCCNTTGGHMVMGDSFNSSLFKQTFQRVLARDHENNLKMAFNATLEVKTSRELKIMGAIGPCVSLSIKNPCVSDCDLGLGGTCQWKMCSLMPNTTCAFFFEIVNQHGSPIPQGGRGCIQFITQYQHSSGHKRIRVTTLARNWADPVQNMMHVSAAFDQEASAVLMARMVVNRAETEDSPDVMRWADRTLIRLCQKFGDYQKDDPNSFRLPENFSLYPQFMYHLRRSQFLQVFNNSPDETSYYRHMLMREDVTQSLIMIQPILYSYSFNGRPEPVLLDTSSIQPDKILLMDTFFHILIFHGETIAQWRAMDYQNRPEYSNFKQLLQAPVDDAQEILKTRFPMPRYIDTEQGGSQARFLLCKVNPSQTHNNMYAYGGDGGAPVLTDDVSLQLFMEHLKKLAVSSNA; from the exons ATGTCGACATACGAAGAATTTATTGAGCAAAATGAAGAGCGTGATGGTGTTCGCTTGTCATGGAATGTTTGGCCAGCTAGTAGACTAGAAGCTACTCGTCTTGTTGTACCAGTAGGTTGTCTTTATCAGCCATTGAAAGAAAGATCGG ATTTACCTCCAATACAGTATGATCCTGTTCTGTGTACACGAAATACTTGTAGAGCAATTTTAAATCCTCTATGTCAAGTGGATTATAGAGGGAAAATGTGgatatgtaatttttgttttcaatgtaATTCT tttccTCCTCAATATGGAGCAATTTCAGAACAACACCAACCAGCTGAACTTATTCCAGCATTTTCTACCATTGAATACTCAATAacg aGAGCTAAAACCATGccacctatatttttatttgttgtggATACTTGTATGGATGATGAAGAACTTGGTGCTCTTAAAGACTCTTTACAAATGTCTCTTAGCTTATTACCACCAAATGCTCTTGTTGGATTAATCACATTTGGAAATGTTGTTcag GTTCATGAATTGGGTTGTGAAGGTATTTCAAAGTCATATGTGTTTAGAGGTACTAAAGACTTACCACCAAAACAAATTCAAGATATATTAGGAATTGGTAAATATGCTGCTCCAACTACACAAGCTGGTGTACCTCAACAGCAAACACAGCAACAACAAACTAATATACCAGCAAACAG ATTTATACAACCGGTTCAAAATTGTGATGTAAATATGTCAGACTTGTTAAATGAGCTTTTAAAAGATCCATGGCCTGTTTCACAAGGTATGAGACCTTTAAGGAGTACAGGAATGGCATTATCAATTGCTGTTAGCTTACTGgag TCTACTTATCCACAAACTGGTGCTCGTATAATGTTGTTTGTTGGTGGAGCATGTTCCCAAGGTCCAGGTCATGTAGTTAATGAAAAGTTATCTGATACAATTCGTTCTCATGACCAAATAATGAAAGATAATGCTCCATATATGAAAAAAGCAACTAAGCATTATGATACTCTGGCAGTTCGAGCAGCAACCAATGGACATACAATTGATATCTATGCGTGTGCTTTAGATCAAACTGGTTTGATGGAAATGAAGCAATGCTGTAATACAACTgg tggaCATATGGTAATGGGTGATTCGTTTAATTCATCTTTATTTAAGCAAACATTCCAAAGAGTATTGGCACGAGAtcatgaaaacaatttaaaaatggcaTTTAATGCTACTTTGGAAGTAAAAACATCTAgagaattaaaaa ttatggGTGCAATAGGTCCATGTGTATCATTAAGTATAAAGAACCCATGTGTATCTGACTGTGACTTAGGTTTAGGTGGTACATGTCAATGGAAAATGTGTAGCTTGATGCCTAACACTACATGTGcatttttctttgaaattgttaatcaa catGGCTCACCAATTCCACAGGGAGGACGTGgttgtattcaatttattactcAATATCAACATTCCAGTGGCCATAAACGGATTAGGGTTACTACATTAGCTAGGAA ttgggCAGACCCTGTTCAAAATATGATGCATGTTAGTGCTGCATTTGATCAAGAGGCATCTGCAGTTTTAATGGCTCGTATGGTTGTGAATCGTGCAGAAACCGAAGATAGTCCGGATGTTATGCGGTGGGCTGATCGTACGCTTATACGcttg TGTCAGAAATTCGGTGATTATCAAAAAGATGATCCAAATAGTTTCCGATTACCagaaaatttcagtttataTCCTCAGTTCATGTATCATTTAAGAAGGTCTCAATttttacaagtttttaataatagccCTGAtgaaacatcatattatag ACACATGTTGATGCGCGAAGATGTTACACAAAGTTTAATTATGATACAACCAATTCTATATAGCTATAGTTTTAATGGTAGGCCAGAACCTGTACTTTTGGATACAAGCAGTATTCAACCtgacaaaatattgttgatggacacatttttccatattttgatattccaCGGAGAA actaTTGCTCAATGGAGAGCAATGGATTATCAAAATAGACCTGAGTATAgtaatttcaaacaattgCTTCAAGCACCTGTTGACGATGCCCAAGAAATTCTTAAAACTCGATTTCCAATGCCTCGGTATATTGACACCGAACAAGGTGGTAGTCAA gcaagatttttattatgcaaAGTTAATCCATctcaaacacataataatatgtatgcttATGGAGGT gATGGCGGTGCACCAGTTTTGACAGATGATGTAAGTTTGCAACTGTTTATGGAACATTTAAAGAAACTAGCTGTCTCGTCCAATGCAtag
- the LOC114129557 gene encoding peptidyl-prolyl cis-trans isomerase FKBP8, whose product MEGMESNLGQNINISPNMTSKVSDFINAEQGSLPESLINSSDILSDGEQNKEALLSQPTNEDEFKELKEQTYQDILGSGDLMKKIISPGNVDERPMKGEQIVINLVGRLENSDDIFEKEENFEITLGDCEVIQGVDLALSLMNVGEIAELKIASRFGYGEKGLSPKVPGGARLDYTVQLLSVKPEILPDDLTPIERLNIGLKKKDKGNWWYARNENTMALHVYRKALQYFGGPGDKIDSDSEQNDILCERVKTLNNMAAVHMSMNSLDLALSTLDNVLAVEPHNEKAIMRKGKVLALKGQNVAAARELEKALQINPNNKTVQNILSNVKAALVKERVQERELYKKMLGHKDDNEKSAKDEKNTSTTFIISGLVAGLAVICGYCYLNNNFPFSKFSTL is encoded by the exons atggaaGGCATGGAATCAAATCTAGGGCAGAATATTAACATTTCACCAAATATGACTTCTAAAGTTTCCGATTTTATAAATGCTGAACAAGGCAGTTTGCCGGAATCGTTGATTAATTCTAGTGATATATTATCGGATGgtgaacaaaataaagaagCTCTTCTTTCTCAACCAACAAATGAAGACGAATTTAAAGAACTTAAAGAACAAACTTATCAAGATATTTTAGGTTCTGgagatttaatgaaaaaaatcataagtcCAGGTAATGTTGATGAACGACCAATGAAAGGTGAACAGATTGTGATAAATTTAGTTGGTCGACTTGAAAATAGTGatgatatatttgaaaaagaagaaaattttgaaatcacTCTTGGTGACTGCgag gtaattcAAGGTGTTGATTTAGCTTTAAGCTTAATGAATGTTGGTGAAATAGCTGAGTTAAAAATAGCATCACGATTTGGTTATGGTGAAAAGGGATTGAGTCCAAAGGTTCCAGGTGGAGCTCGATTAGATTATACTGTACAACTATTATCTGTAAAACCAGAAATACTTCCAGATGACCTTACTCCAATTGAAAGGCTTAACATTGg gctcaaaaaaaaagataaaggAAACTGGTGGTATGCACGTAATGAAAATACTATGGCTTTACACGTTTATCGAAAAGCACTTCAATATTTTGGCGGACCAGGAGATAaa attgatTCAGATTCAGAACAAAATGATATTCTGTGTGAACGTGTCAAGACATTAAACAACATGGCAGCTGTCCATATGTCTATGAATAGTTTAGATTTAGCTTTAAGTACATTGGATAATGTGCTCGCTGTTGAACCTCATAATGAAAAAGCAATTATGCGTAAGGGTAAAGTACTAGCATTAAAAGGACAAAATGTAGCAGCTGCTCGTGAGCTTGAAAAAGCATTGCAAATAaatccaaataataaaactgttcAAAACATACTTAGCAATGTTAAAGCAGCATTAGTCAAAGAGAGAGTGCAAGAAAGAgaattatataagaaaatgttGGGACATAAAGATGATAATGAAAAATCAGCAAAAGACGAAAAAAAtacg AGCACAACGTTTATAATCAGTGGGCTTGTTGCTGGATTAGCAGTAATTTGTGGATACTGTTACCTTAACAACAACTTTCCTTTCAGCAAATTTagtactttatag
- the LOC114129547 gene encoding protein transport protein Sec23A isoform X1, whose product MTLTNMSTYEEFIEQNEERDGVRLSWNVWPASRLEATRLVVPVGCLYQPLKERSDLPPIQYDPVLCTRNTCRAILNPLCQVDYRGKMWICNFCFQCNSFPPQYGAISEQHQPAELIPAFSTIEYSITRAKTMPPIFLFVVDTCMDDEELGALKDSLQMSLSLLPPNALVGLITFGNVVQVHELGCEGISKSYVFRGTKDLPPKQIQDILGIGKYAAPTTQAGVPQQQTQQQQTNIPANRFIQPVQNCDVNMSDLLNELLKDPWPVSQGMRPLRSTGMALSIAVSLLESTYPQTGARIMLFVGGACSQGPGHVVNEKLSDTIRSHDQIMKDNAPYMKKATKHYDTLAVRAATNGHTIDIYACALDQTGLMEMKQCCNTTGGHMVMGDSFNSSLFKQTFQRVLARDHENNLKMAFNATLEVKTSRELKIMGAIGPCVSLSIKNPCVSDCDLGLGGTCQWKMCSLMPNTTCAFFFEIVNQHGSPIPQGGRGCIQFITQYQHSSGHKRIRVTTLARNWADPVQNMMHVSAAFDQEASAVLMARMVVNRAETEDSPDVMRWADRTLIRLCQKFGDYQKDDPNSFRLPENFSLYPQFMYHLRRSQFLQVFNNSPDETSYYRHMLMREDVTQSLIMIQPILYSYSFNGRPEPVLLDTSSIQPDKILLMDTFFHILIFHGETIAQWRAMDYQNRPEYSNFKQLLQAPVDDAQEILKTRFPMPRYIDTEQGGSQARFLLCKVNPSQTHNNMYAYGGDGGAPVLTDDVSLQLFMEHLKKLAVSSNA is encoded by the exons ATGACAT TAACTAACATGTCGACATACGAAGAATTTATTGAGCAAAATGAAGAGCGTGATGGTGTTCGCTTGTCATGGAATGTTTGGCCAGCTAGTAGACTAGAAGCTACTCGTCTTGTTGTACCAGTAGGTTGTCTTTATCAGCCATTGAAAGAAAGATCGG ATTTACCTCCAATACAGTATGATCCTGTTCTGTGTACACGAAATACTTGTAGAGCAATTTTAAATCCTCTATGTCAAGTGGATTATAGAGGGAAAATGTGgatatgtaatttttgttttcaatgtaATTCT tttccTCCTCAATATGGAGCAATTTCAGAACAACACCAACCAGCTGAACTTATTCCAGCATTTTCTACCATTGAATACTCAATAacg aGAGCTAAAACCATGccacctatatttttatttgttgtggATACTTGTATGGATGATGAAGAACTTGGTGCTCTTAAAGACTCTTTACAAATGTCTCTTAGCTTATTACCACCAAATGCTCTTGTTGGATTAATCACATTTGGAAATGTTGTTcag GTTCATGAATTGGGTTGTGAAGGTATTTCAAAGTCATATGTGTTTAGAGGTACTAAAGACTTACCACCAAAACAAATTCAAGATATATTAGGAATTGGTAAATATGCTGCTCCAACTACACAAGCTGGTGTACCTCAACAGCAAACACAGCAACAACAAACTAATATACCAGCAAACAG ATTTATACAACCGGTTCAAAATTGTGATGTAAATATGTCAGACTTGTTAAATGAGCTTTTAAAAGATCCATGGCCTGTTTCACAAGGTATGAGACCTTTAAGGAGTACAGGAATGGCATTATCAATTGCTGTTAGCTTACTGgag TCTACTTATCCACAAACTGGTGCTCGTATAATGTTGTTTGTTGGTGGAGCATGTTCCCAAGGTCCAGGTCATGTAGTTAATGAAAAGTTATCTGATACAATTCGTTCTCATGACCAAATAATGAAAGATAATGCTCCATATATGAAAAAAGCAACTAAGCATTATGATACTCTGGCAGTTCGAGCAGCAACCAATGGACATACAATTGATATCTATGCGTGTGCTTTAGATCAAACTGGTTTGATGGAAATGAAGCAATGCTGTAATACAACTgg tggaCATATGGTAATGGGTGATTCGTTTAATTCATCTTTATTTAAGCAAACATTCCAAAGAGTATTGGCACGAGAtcatgaaaacaatttaaaaatggcaTTTAATGCTACTTTGGAAGTAAAAACATCTAgagaattaaaaa ttatggGTGCAATAGGTCCATGTGTATCATTAAGTATAAAGAACCCATGTGTATCTGACTGTGACTTAGGTTTAGGTGGTACATGTCAATGGAAAATGTGTAGCTTGATGCCTAACACTACATGTGcatttttctttgaaattgttaatcaa catGGCTCACCAATTCCACAGGGAGGACGTGgttgtattcaatttattactcAATATCAACATTCCAGTGGCCATAAACGGATTAGGGTTACTACATTAGCTAGGAA ttgggCAGACCCTGTTCAAAATATGATGCATGTTAGTGCTGCATTTGATCAAGAGGCATCTGCAGTTTTAATGGCTCGTATGGTTGTGAATCGTGCAGAAACCGAAGATAGTCCGGATGTTATGCGGTGGGCTGATCGTACGCTTATACGcttg TGTCAGAAATTCGGTGATTATCAAAAAGATGATCCAAATAGTTTCCGATTACCagaaaatttcagtttataTCCTCAGTTCATGTATCATTTAAGAAGGTCTCAATttttacaagtttttaataatagccCTGAtgaaacatcatattatag ACACATGTTGATGCGCGAAGATGTTACACAAAGTTTAATTATGATACAACCAATTCTATATAGCTATAGTTTTAATGGTAGGCCAGAACCTGTACTTTTGGATACAAGCAGTATTCAACCtgacaaaatattgttgatggacacatttttccatattttgatattccaCGGAGAA actaTTGCTCAATGGAGAGCAATGGATTATCAAAATAGACCTGAGTATAgtaatttcaaacaattgCTTCAAGCACCTGTTGACGATGCCCAAGAAATTCTTAAAACTCGATTTCCAATGCCTCGGTATATTGACACCGAACAAGGTGGTAGTCAA gcaagatttttattatgcaaAGTTAATCCATctcaaacacataataatatgtatgcttATGGAGGT gATGGCGGTGCACCAGTTTTGACAGATGATGTAAGTTTGCAACTGTTTATGGAACATTTAAAGAAACTAGCTGTCTCGTCCAATGCAtag
- the LOC114129549 gene encoding calcineurin B homologous protein 1 produces the protein MGNRSSLLLRKEEIAQIRNETGFTANQIERLYSRFTSLDRGDLGTLSREDLLRIPELAINPLGERIVDLFHADSGNNCDRINFLQFMRGLSKFRPIRPNKPNKQNNRMEKVKFAFDMYDVDNDGMISKDELLVILHMMVGANISEEQLSIIADKTISEADIDEDGLISFDEFSKTFEKSDIEHKMSIRFLN, from the exons atgggTAACCGATCATCGTTGCTTTTGCGTAAAGAAGAAATTGCTCAAATTAGAAATGAAACTGGAT tcaCTGCAAATCAAATAGAACGTCTCTATAGTAGGTTTACCAGTTTGGATAGAGGTGATTTGGGTACGCTGAGTAGAGAAGATTTACTGCGCATACCTGAGTTAGCCATAAATCCTTTAGGAGAAAGAATTGTTGACTTATTTCATGCAGACTCTGGGAATAATTGTGATCGTATCAATTTTCTACAATTCATGAGAGGGCTATCTAAATTCAGACCGATTCGACCAAATAAaccaaacaaacaaaacaatagaATGGAAAAAGTGAAAT ttgCATTCGATATGTATGATGTCGATAATGATGGTATGATATCAAAGGATGAGTTATTGGTTATTTTACATATGATGGTTGGTGCCAACATCag tgaagAACAGTTGTCTATAATTGCTGATAAGACAATTTCTGAGGCAGACATAGATGAAGATGGTTTAATTTCGTTTGATGAATTCagtaaaacatttgaaaagtCTGATATTGAACACAAAATGTCaatcagatttttaaattaa